GGTGGCGGCGGCGACGCCTTCCGTGAGAACTACACCCGAGCCATCACCATGGTCGATGCCTTGAGCGGCAAGCTCAACGAGGCTGAGACCGCCCTGCTGACCGGCGCGGACGGAATGGTCGCCAAAGACGGGTTGATCAAGGCGCAGTACGTGTAGGTGGCCATCCACCTTCTGTGACGGGTATTCGGCCCGGTCTGGCGATTCTGTCGGCAGGCCGGGCCGAG
This genomic stretch from Mycobacterium sp. SMC-8 harbors:
- a CDS encoding WXG100 family type VII secretion target; translated protein: MSLIEYNVPMIQDCAQQIAACKTLTAEVAAEANKLKALTEASFQGGGGDAFRENYTRAITMVDALSGKLNEAETALLTGADGMVAKDGLIKAQYV